Proteins encoded within one genomic window of Saccharopolyspora pogona:
- the rpsL gene encoding 30S ribosomal protein S12, which produces MPTIQQLVRKGRQDKVAKTKTAALKGSPQRRGVCTRVYTTTPKKPNSALRKVARVKLTSGIEVTAYIPGEGHNLQEHSIVLVRGGRVKDLPGVRYKIIRGSADTQGVKNRKQARSRYGAKKEKS; this is translated from the coding sequence ATGCCCACCATCCAGCAGCTGGTCCGTAAGGGCCGCCAGGACAAGGTCGCGAAGACCAAGACCGCGGCGCTCAAGGGGAGCCCGCAGCGGCGTGGCGTGTGCACCCGCGTGTACACGACCACCCCGAAGAAGCCCAACTCGGCACTGCGCAAGGTCGCTCGTGTCAAGCTGACCAGTGGCATCGAGGTCACGGCCTACATTCCGGGCGAGGGCCACAACCTGCAGGAGCACTCGATCGTGCTCGTTCGTGGCGGCCGTGTGAAGGACCTCCCCGGCGTGCGCTACAAGATCATCCGCGGTTCCGCTGACACCCAGGGTGTGAAGAACCGCAAGCAGGCTCGCAGCCGGTACGGCGCGAAGAAGGAGAAGAGCTGA
- a CDS encoding type VII secretion system-associated protein translates to MRESARQQRGGYLYVIDSMYDPNGDVPAHAIKGAFAVDDNGEIGEYQANPDYRPSPVERAGPPANWIDRGMRWAMSGRIGQNNFLQLIAKAVLPVLVTPEGHLMLLKAPDGPRLVAYTASGLVPEDVYAKPMYLPRLLKALPADAILAVNGSAELQAQFPVADLVAALRNNGLIVDNSTGGLDVGPAFWVQESARLAELVDEPTFTAIEQVVAQWGKLSEITPQRGRAIELGITAVEVLVKGGVTDPDVLAAAAVFNAADPLYNGSDRISVIIAAEEEGTRVLALLRSALSPQVPSDVDLDRAELVDGLVYHLYVEHLRAMPLQTRAIVLANRIAEAITPWVMADLREHRRYDLRRPLRSCARDFPDALRAQVAEQIGIDPRKPPPWKLDPEPLASITSPAQAIDRARTDIGVLADPVHAEDIGLAYRVRSESDPEHVHFVHKVWETVTSEVDSEFAIDEYRAKYDVFPVGPEREHVGQVPQSQQAQSTPGHPAPKPIDPPERFIGSMLAGAMGDALGYAIEFHDIGMIRRNHGDSGLTAPVLRDGVAQISDDTQMMLFTLEGLIRAHVARRINPTDNDPVPEVQHAYQRWFHTQNQPWAQAGGPYARHLQRPDGWLITHPELFSPRAPGSTCMSALAKFAQTHQHANPQFKINDSKGCGGVMRAAPVAVWSNDPAEVFYAAVGTAALTHSHPSGYLSAGVLAVIVHQLIRDVPLPESVRMARDLLLRWRGHEEQLQFLDAAVELAKKGAVTPEEIKDTLGQGWVGEEALAIGLYAVLATDNLRDALLLSVNHSGDSDSTGIVCGNIAGALHGARAVPQEWLASLELRELVETLAKDALVEFSPGPPTDPGWTRRYPAW, encoded by the coding sequence ATGCGGGAATCGGCTAGGCAGCAGCGTGGGGGCTATTTGTATGTGATTGACAGCATGTACGATCCGAATGGCGATGTGCCGGCGCATGCGATCAAGGGTGCGTTCGCGGTTGACGACAACGGTGAGATTGGCGAATACCAGGCCAATCCCGACTACCGGCCTTCGCCGGTCGAGCGCGCGGGGCCGCCGGCGAATTGGATCGACCGAGGGATGCGCTGGGCGATGTCCGGTCGAATCGGCCAGAACAATTTCCTCCAGTTGATCGCCAAGGCGGTGTTGCCCGTCCTGGTAACGCCGGAGGGGCACCTGATGCTGCTCAAAGCCCCGGATGGTCCTCGTCTGGTGGCTTACACCGCTTCCGGTCTGGTGCCCGAGGACGTGTACGCGAAGCCGATGTACCTGCCCAGGCTGTTGAAGGCGCTCCCGGCGGATGCAATCCTAGCGGTCAACGGGAGTGCTGAGTTGCAGGCGCAGTTCCCGGTTGCGGACTTGGTGGCTGCGTTGCGAAACAACGGCCTAATCGTGGACAACTCCACGGGCGGGCTCGATGTCGGCCCAGCGTTTTGGGTACAGGAGAGTGCGCGGCTTGCCGAGTTGGTCGACGAGCCGACGTTCACGGCGATCGAGCAGGTGGTGGCCCAATGGGGAAAGCTCAGCGAGATCACACCCCAACGCGGCCGTGCCATTGAGCTTGGGATCACCGCCGTCGAAGTGCTGGTCAAGGGTGGGGTCACCGATCCGGACGTGCTCGCGGCGGCGGCGGTTTTCAACGCCGCCGACCCCCTGTACAACGGCAGTGATCGCATCAGCGTGATCATCGCGGCGGAGGAGGAAGGGACGCGGGTGCTGGCGCTCCTGCGGTCGGCGCTGAGCCCGCAGGTTCCGTCCGATGTGGACCTGGACCGTGCAGAGCTCGTGGATGGGCTCGTGTACCATCTCTATGTGGAGCACCTGCGCGCGATGCCCTTGCAGACGCGTGCGATCGTGCTCGCCAACCGGATTGCCGAAGCCATCACGCCGTGGGTGATGGCCGACCTCCGCGAGCACCGGCGGTACGACCTCCGTAGACCGCTGAGGTCGTGCGCGAGGGACTTTCCGGATGCTCTGCGAGCGCAGGTCGCCGAGCAGATCGGTATCGATCCGCGCAAGCCGCCGCCGTGGAAGCTGGATCCGGAGCCGCTGGCTTCCATCACTTCCCCTGCTCAGGCCATCGATCGCGCCCGTACCGACATCGGCGTACTGGCCGATCCGGTTCACGCGGAGGACATCGGGCTGGCGTACCGCGTGCGCTCCGAGAGCGACCCCGAGCACGTCCACTTCGTGCACAAGGTGTGGGAAACCGTCACCAGCGAGGTGGACAGCGAGTTCGCCATCGACGAATATCGCGCCAAATACGACGTGTTCCCGGTTGGGCCGGAGCGGGAACACGTCGGGCAAGTGCCCCAGTCGCAGCAAGCGCAGTCCACGCCTGGTCATCCTGCTCCGAAGCCAATCGACCCCCCCGAGCGGTTCATCGGGTCGATGCTTGCCGGCGCCATGGGGGATGCGCTTGGGTACGCCATCGAGTTCCATGACATCGGGATGATTCGGCGGAACCACGGGGATTCCGGGCTCACGGCTCCGGTGCTTCGGGACGGTGTTGCGCAGATCTCCGATGACACGCAGATGATGCTCTTCACCCTCGAAGGGCTCATCCGGGCTCACGTCGCTCGGCGGATCAATCCGACCGACAACGATCCCGTTCCCGAAGTGCAGCACGCCTACCAGCGGTGGTTCCACACGCAGAACCAGCCGTGGGCGCAGGCAGGTGGCCCCTATGCGCGCCATCTGCAGCGGCCCGACGGGTGGTTGATCACGCACCCCGAGCTGTTCAGCCCGCGGGCTCCGGGTAGCACCTGCATGTCCGCCCTCGCGAAGTTCGCGCAGACGCATCAGCACGCCAACCCGCAGTTCAAGATCAACGACTCCAAGGGCTGCGGCGGTGTCATGCGCGCCGCCCCGGTCGCGGTGTGGTCCAACGATCCTGCCGAGGTCTTCTACGCCGCGGTCGGCACCGCTGCACTGACGCACAGCCACCCCAGCGGCTACCTCTCCGCCGGAGTGCTCGCGGTGATCGTTCACCAGCTCATCCGCGACGTGCCGTTGCCGGAAAGCGTTCGGATGGCGCGGGATCTGCTGCTCCGGTGGCGGGGGCACGAGGAGCAGTTGCAGTTCCTCGACGCCGCCGTCGAGCTCGCCAAGAAGGGCGCCGTCACTCCCGAGGAGATCAAGGACACACTCGGTCAGGGCTGGGTCGGTGAAGAAGCACTCGCGATCGGGCTCTACGCCGTGCTGGCCACGGATAACCTTCGGGACGCCTTGTTGCTGTCCGTGAACCACTCGGGGGACTCCGATTCCACGGGGATCGTGTGCGGCAACATTGCTGGGGCGCTTCACGGGGCACGGGCCGTTCCGCAGGAGTGGCTCGCGTCCCTGGAGCTGCGCGAGCTCGTCGAGACGCTGGCCAAGGATGCGCTGGTCGAGTTCAGCCCCGGGCCGCCGACCGATCCGGGGTGGACCCGGCGGTACCCCGCCTGGTGA
- a CDS encoding ADP-ribosylglycohydrolase family protein, producing MTDAQPPQLSWAQRFRGAMLGGAVGDALGAGVRGTSTAEIQQWFGPQGVVDYLPVYGRRGAVTDLTQLTVFTLEALLRAKAANPGGNGWLPTEFVLTNYLRWLHTQGVPWDYAMSAYLSAEPAPTSWLLERPELYSTRNPDGAAIALLGRMARRSPLGADGLLRPPTGADGLADCVAWAAPAMVWSNVPEAVYSTGASTANLFTSAPNTISAAGMHGDVLAQLIRGVPLWDAVTASDRNRLGSAYQVREVPADVRRTVHAAMFVGQRGIRPSPSDIDIEFDTEDKPGELGIALAAVGSTRNFADAVRVAVNQSSDSAVTGALAGQLAGAIYGPSGIPAQWVGELELREVIEILCADATEAFAPPPPPQWAQRYSPNPRRLAGPRELAGGSPNTVEGSAEQTMIMPAITASSDAADTPPQGIPPQSTRAANIGAPTFPAARAETPAEPVEFAATDPSSTGPIPVPHLLSAKAPVETTPVFPTIDAPAEAVAPEQFEREPQIGAFPPLATSSAAAEVAARAEGFTTPVKPRDEARSASVEEREQPVSEERPQAVSAAAEPDFTPIVVPGADDIAAATAFASRPADDEAEAAPRAPEVAAAEPGSAERAAAEPGIAASEEFAEFAGSAVEEAVAEPEMSAPLGLVAEDVVPASSAGDPLEAEPPAVSQPAPEREPVDMEPPAREPIDLGPTEFETAPNELEAGADQVESDAPAGITAEEYRPEAAGSVLPEADVLAALPKVNGAVLPVAETAPEDIGAAVELADAAGTEPVAAVERPSADEPVPDADAESGLSDVDDDVVAGRVSRGSADVDSPESATAEAEPGQATRSTEPSNVDHIARRVDPLAAVAEDVEPVEATGAGESGPTGAADVGDHIPARAIAWSKAAEPTGTGEVEPAEVAGSVQPDAGLQQQEESADAEPKFPEAVPAVPAVPPIVRGEHAKADRPADSAPSLTERVLGCFLGGALGDALGSDLEFISAEEISKRIGPDGPSGLREAYGVHGAITDDTQMTLFTAEGLIRGSVADRMLGSEDPLPEVQLAYQRWLHTQGIDWDAAAGRFLGDYPAPDGWLIEVPGLFQTRAPGKTVWRALARFGDGHPAGSFTEKINDSKGCGGVMRAAPVALCSTDPAEVFRLAARTAALTHSHPAGYQSAGALAVIVQQALLGRGLDDGVWLALQVLEIWEDHEETSAMLKAAVGLAEAGVPTPQQVAETLGGGWVGEEALAIAVCAALAGGEDVELALRIAVHHDGDSDSTGAICGNIVGALLGVSALPIDWLAELELRDVVEQMALDCVAEFGQGAFQPGPAAIEPPSDEDWNERYPVRPQWSAMPETALPVAEFPAPKPAPRRISGRVHAETFEGEDK from the coding sequence ATGACCGACGCCCAACCTCCGCAGCTGTCGTGGGCGCAGCGTTTCCGCGGCGCCATGCTCGGCGGGGCCGTCGGCGACGCGCTCGGGGCTGGCGTGCGGGGCACGAGCACCGCCGAGATCCAGCAGTGGTTCGGGCCGCAGGGCGTCGTCGACTACCTGCCCGTGTACGGGCGGCGCGGCGCGGTCACCGATCTGACCCAGCTCACCGTGTTCACCCTGGAAGCCCTGCTGCGCGCGAAGGCCGCCAACCCGGGCGGCAACGGGTGGTTGCCCACGGAGTTCGTCTTGACCAACTACCTGCGCTGGCTGCATACCCAGGGCGTTCCGTGGGACTACGCGATGTCGGCGTACCTGTCGGCGGAACCCGCGCCCACCAGCTGGTTGCTCGAACGGCCGGAGCTGTACTCGACCCGCAACCCGGACGGCGCGGCGATCGCCCTGCTCGGGCGGATGGCCCGGCGGTCCCCGCTGGGCGCCGACGGCCTGCTCCGGCCCCCGACCGGTGCGGACGGTTTGGCGGACTGCGTTGCCTGGGCGGCGCCGGCCATGGTGTGGTCGAACGTGCCGGAGGCCGTGTATTCGACCGGCGCTTCGACCGCGAACCTGTTCACCTCCGCGCCGAACACGATCAGCGCGGCCGGCATGCACGGTGACGTGCTGGCGCAGCTGATCCGCGGGGTGCCGTTGTGGGACGCCGTGACCGCATCCGACCGCAACCGGCTCGGCAGCGCCTACCAGGTCCGCGAGGTTCCCGCCGACGTCCGGCGGACCGTGCACGCGGCGATGTTCGTCGGGCAGCGGGGCATTCGTCCCTCCCCATCGGACATCGACATCGAATTCGACACCGAGGACAAGCCCGGCGAACTCGGCATCGCGCTGGCCGCGGTGGGCAGCACCCGGAACTTCGCCGACGCGGTGCGGGTCGCCGTGAACCAGTCCAGCGACAGCGCCGTCACCGGTGCGCTGGCCGGGCAGCTCGCCGGAGCGATCTACGGGCCGAGCGGGATTCCCGCGCAGTGGGTGGGCGAACTCGAACTGCGCGAGGTCATCGAGATCCTCTGCGCGGACGCCACCGAAGCCTTCGCGCCGCCACCGCCGCCGCAGTGGGCGCAGCGGTACTCGCCGAACCCGCGGCGGCTCGCTGGTCCCCGGGAACTCGCCGGCGGCTCGCCGAACACCGTCGAAGGCTCCGCCGAGCAGACCATGATCATGCCGGCGATCACGGCGTCGTCGGATGCCGCCGACACGCCCCCGCAGGGCATCCCACCGCAGAGCACGCGCGCGGCGAACATCGGGGCGCCGACTTTCCCGGCGGCCCGGGCCGAAACCCCGGCGGAGCCGGTGGAATTCGCGGCGACCGACCCGTCGAGCACCGGGCCCATCCCGGTGCCGCACCTGCTGTCGGCCAAAGCACCGGTCGAAACCACCCCGGTATTCCCGACGATCGACGCTCCCGCGGAGGCGGTCGCCCCGGAGCAGTTCGAACGGGAGCCGCAGATCGGGGCGTTCCCGCCGCTTGCCACCTCCAGCGCGGCGGCCGAGGTCGCGGCTCGGGCCGAGGGATTCACGACGCCGGTCAAGCCCCGGGACGAGGCCCGCTCGGCATCGGTCGAAGAGCGGGAGCAGCCGGTTTCCGAGGAGCGTCCGCAGGCCGTTTCCGCAGCGGCTGAGCCGGATTTCACGCCGATCGTCGTGCCTGGGGCCGACGACATCGCCGCCGCTACGGCGTTCGCGTCGCGACCTGCCGACGACGAAGCCGAAGCAGCGCCCAGGGCGCCCGAGGTCGCAGCCGCCGAACCGGGGTCCGCGGAGCGCGCTGCCGCCGAACCAGGAATCGCCGCGTCCGAGGAGTTCGCGGAGTTCGCTGGCAGCGCGGTCGAAGAGGCGGTCGCCGAGCCGGAGATGTCCGCGCCGCTGGGACTCGTTGCGGAGGACGTCGTCCCGGCTTCCTCCGCCGGAGATCCACTCGAAGCCGAGCCGCCCGCCGTTTCGCAGCCGGCGCCGGAGCGAGAGCCGGTCGACATGGAGCCGCCCGCGCGCGAACCGATCGACCTCGGACCAACCGAGTTCGAGACGGCCCCCAACGAGCTCGAAGCCGGGGCGGACCAGGTCGAATCCGACGCACCGGCAGGCATCACCGCCGAGGAGTACCGGCCGGAAGCTGCCGGATCGGTCCTGCCGGAAGCAGACGTGCTCGCCGCCTTGCCGAAGGTGAACGGAGCGGTCCTGCCGGTCGCGGAGACCGCGCCGGAGGACATCGGCGCGGCGGTCGAGCTCGCGGATGCCGCCGGGACCGAACCGGTGGCGGCGGTCGAGCGACCGAGTGCTGATGAGCCCGTGCCGGATGCGGACGCAGAGTCCGGGCTGTCGGATGTCGATGACGACGTCGTCGCGGGCCGCGTCTCGCGGGGGAGTGCTGACGTCGATTCGCCAGAGTCGGCCACCGCTGAAGCCGAGCCGGGGCAGGCAACCCGGAGTACAGAGCCGTCGAACGTCGATCACATCGCTCGCCGCGTCGACCCGCTAGCGGCAGTCGCGGAAGACGTCGAGCCGGTGGAGGCAACCGGGGCCGGCGAGTCCGGACCCACGGGCGCTGCTGACGTCGGGGACCACATCCCAGCTAGGGCCATTGCCTGGTCAAAGGCAGCCGAGCCGACTGGAACCGGAGAGGTCGAGCCGGCCGAGGTCGCCGGATCCGTGCAGCCGGACGCCGGGCTCCAGCAGCAGGAAGAATCCGCCGACGCAGAGCCGAAGTTTCCGGAAGCGGTGCCGGCGGTGCCGGCGGTGCCGCCGATCGTTCGCGGCGAGCACGCCAAGGCCGACCGCCCCGCCGACAGCGCTCCGTCCCTCACCGAGCGGGTGCTGGGCTGCTTCCTCGGCGGGGCGCTCGGCGACGCCCTCGGCTCCGACCTGGAGTTCATCAGCGCCGAGGAGATCTCCAAGCGCATCGGCCCCGACGGCCCGAGCGGCCTGCGCGAGGCGTACGGGGTGCACGGCGCGATCACCGACGACACCCAGATGACGCTGTTCACCGCCGAAGGCCTGATCCGCGGCAGCGTCGCCGACCGGATGCTCGGCTCCGAGGACCCGCTGCCCGAGGTGCAGCTCGCCTACCAGCGCTGGCTGCACACGCAGGGCATCGACTGGGATGCCGCCGCCGGGCGGTTCCTCGGCGACTATCCGGCGCCGGACGGCTGGCTGATCGAGGTGCCCGGCCTGTTCCAGACCCGCGCCCCCGGCAAGACCGTGTGGCGTGCGCTGGCCCGGTTCGGCGACGGCCACCCGGCCGGCTCGTTCACCGAGAAGATCAACGATTCCAAGGGCTGCGGCGGCGTGATGCGCGCCGCCCCGGTCGCGCTGTGCTCCACCGATCCCGCCGAGGTGTTCCGGCTGGCGGCCCGCACCGCCGCGCTGACCCACAGCCACCCCGCCGGCTACCAGTCCGCCGGTGCGCTCGCGGTGATCGTCCAGCAGGCGCTGCTCGGCCGCGGCCTCGACGACGGGGTGTGGCTGGCCCTGCAGGTCCTGGAGATCTGGGAGGACCACGAAGAGACCAGCGCGATGCTGAAGGCAGCCGTGGGCCTGGCCGAGGCGGGCGTGCCGACGCCGCAGCAGGTCGCCGAAACCCTCGGCGGCGGCTGGGTCGGCGAGGAGGCGCTGGCCATCGCCGTGTGCGCGGCGCTGGCCGGCGGCGAGGACGTCGAGCTCGCGCTGCGGATCGCCGTGCACCACGACGGAGACAGCGACTCCACCGGCGCGATCTGCGGGAACATCGTCGGCGCGCTGCTCGGCGTCAGTGCGCTCCCGATCGACTGGCTGGCCGAGCTGGAACTGCGCGATGTCGTCGAGCAGATGGCGCTGGACTGCGTCGCCGAGTTCGGCCAGGGCGCGTTCCAGCCGGGCCCGGCCGCCATCGAGCCGCCGTCCGACGAGGACTGGAACGAGCGCTACCCGGTCCGTCCGCAGTGGTCGGCCATGCCGGAAACCGCGCTGCCTGTCGCCGAGTTCCCGGCGCCCAAGCCCGCGCCCCGGCGAATCAGCGGTCGCGTCCACGCTGAAACGTTCGAGGGGGAGGACAAGTGA
- a CDS encoding TNT domain-containing protein, producing the protein MILGTHIWGTHCAVGSELRLMTELLDGAVRVDGSPDPIPVEQVTAVFFDQEDDAHPVRPQFPAPAAFGQVPDRSALQRDLVGALQDVVAAALPEGWREAQVNCTALGTRIEITATVTTDEQHQWIPAQEVVDALRRLRNVEYRPETGAWTSARLAISGDGADYRTGHDAPQWTRAGEDLRGSYDELRFFPCTTAADWLLEAAWRHHANNRGNSDQPGPVRMVQVFDGRDADDRPVAHRPALPWAEKQMVLDYLFGGEILLSAPGTSPDEVDPQRPPEVPKQFHTDGAWVWPLAMAYYLEAHDIAPPRDFLEHIRRNGHRPPEAVAERAAAEAKALVLGADADTLENVPPAEAIELAGAIIGAMGMSRRFYSFEQPVEGGWAMLRELDGWWSVFCVDNGEVKNKSRFPEPFGAAAHLVGAMALTRDLFLRAPDEPLADFECPIRPLPGEPPLDAYDDKFLVDLRAGDEVDRFGDPAGNTVFVAGTTLPQRSAPPQQPAGEYRRYRVVTALRVVSGVAKPDFGQVGGGTAFVLPADVQSLVAEGVLAEV; encoded by the coding sequence GTGATTCTCGGGACGCACATCTGGGGCACGCACTGCGCGGTCGGTAGCGAGCTGCGGTTGATGACCGAGTTGCTGGACGGCGCGGTGCGGGTCGACGGCAGCCCGGACCCGATCCCGGTCGAGCAGGTGACCGCGGTGTTCTTCGACCAGGAGGACGACGCCCACCCGGTGCGCCCGCAGTTCCCGGCGCCCGCCGCCTTCGGCCAGGTGCCGGACCGGTCCGCGCTGCAGCGGGACCTGGTCGGTGCGCTGCAGGACGTGGTCGCCGCCGCGCTGCCGGAAGGCTGGCGAGAGGCCCAGGTGAACTGCACGGCCCTGGGCACCAGGATCGAGATCACCGCGACGGTGACCACCGACGAACAGCACCAGTGGATCCCCGCGCAGGAGGTCGTCGACGCGCTGCGCCGGCTGCGCAACGTCGAGTACCGCCCGGAGACCGGCGCGTGGACCTCCGCGCGCCTCGCCATCAGCGGCGACGGCGCCGACTACCGGACCGGGCACGACGCACCACAGTGGACTCGCGCGGGCGAGGACCTCCGCGGGTCCTACGACGAGCTGCGCTTCTTCCCTTGCACGACCGCGGCGGACTGGCTGCTCGAAGCCGCGTGGCGGCACCACGCGAACAACCGCGGCAACTCAGATCAGCCCGGCCCGGTGCGGATGGTCCAGGTTTTCGACGGCCGCGACGCCGACGACCGCCCGGTGGCGCACCGGCCCGCGCTGCCGTGGGCGGAGAAGCAGATGGTCCTCGACTACCTCTTCGGCGGCGAGATCCTCCTGTCGGCCCCCGGCACCTCGCCGGATGAGGTGGACCCGCAGCGCCCGCCGGAGGTGCCGAAGCAGTTCCACACCGACGGCGCCTGGGTGTGGCCGCTGGCGATGGCCTACTACCTGGAGGCGCACGACATCGCGCCGCCGCGCGACTTCCTCGAACACATCCGGCGCAACGGCCACCGGCCGCCGGAAGCCGTGGCCGAGCGCGCCGCGGCGGAGGCGAAAGCGCTGGTGCTGGGCGCCGACGCCGACACCCTGGAGAACGTCCCGCCGGCCGAGGCGATCGAGCTGGCCGGGGCGATCATCGGCGCGATGGGCATGAGCCGCCGGTTCTACAGCTTCGAGCAGCCCGTCGAGGGCGGCTGGGCCATGCTCCGCGAGCTCGACGGCTGGTGGTCGGTGTTCTGCGTCGACAACGGCGAGGTCAAGAACAAGTCCCGGTTCCCGGAGCCGTTCGGGGCCGCCGCGCACCTGGTCGGCGCGATGGCGCTGACCCGCGACCTGTTCCTGCGCGCGCCCGACGAGCCGCTGGCCGACTTCGAGTGCCCGATCCGGCCGCTGCCCGGCGAGCCGCCGCTGGACGCCTACGACGACAAGTTCCTCGTCGACCTGCGCGCGGGCGACGAGGTCGACAGGTTCGGCGACCCGGCGGGCAACACGGTCTTCGTAGCGGGCACGACGCTGCCGCAGCGGTCCGCCCCGCCGCAGCAACCGGCCGGGGAGTACCGCCGGTACCGGGTGGTCACCGCGCTCCGGGTGGTCTCCGGGGTGGCCAAGCCGGACTTCGGGCAGGTCGGCGGCGGCACCGCCTTCGTCCTCCCGGCCGACGTCCAGTCGCTGGTCGCGGAGGGCGTGCTCGCCGAGGTCTGA
- the rpsG gene encoding 30S ribosomal protein S7: MPRKGPAPKRPLHADPVYGAPLVTQLVNKVLVDGKRSLAERIVYAALEGCREKTGTDPVVTLKRALDNVKPTLEVRSRRVGGATYQVPIEVRAGRSTTLALRWLVGYSRQRREKTMVDRLMNELLDASNGLGASVKKREDTHKMAESNKAFAHYRW, translated from the coding sequence ATGCCCCGCAAGGGTCCGGCCCCGAAGCGGCCGCTGCACGCCGATCCCGTGTACGGCGCGCCGCTGGTCACGCAGCTGGTGAACAAGGTCCTCGTGGACGGCAAGCGCTCGCTGGCCGAGCGGATCGTTTACGCGGCGCTGGAAGGCTGCCGGGAGAAGACCGGCACCGACCCGGTCGTCACGCTCAAGCGTGCCCTCGACAACGTGAAGCCGACCCTGGAGGTCCGCAGCCGCCGCGTTGGTGGCGCGACCTACCAGGTGCCGATCGAGGTGCGCGCCGGTCGTTCCACGACCCTCGCGCTGCGCTGGCTCGTCGGTTACTCCCGGCAGCGCCGCGAGAAGACCATGGTCGACCGCCTGATGAACGAGCTGCTGGACGCGAGCAACGGTCTCGGCGCGAGCGTCAAGAAGCGTGAAGACACGCACAAGATGGCGGAGTCCAACAAGGCCTTCGCGCACTACCGCTGGTGA